The nucleotide sequence CGCCCACTTCGTCACTGCCGCGGACGGCGCCCGCGCCTTCCTGACCGAGGACACGGGCGTGCTCTCCCCCACCGACGACGGCGGCGTGCGGCTGGCCGTGACCGGTCGCCTGGACGACGTCGTCATCACGGGCGGGGTGAAGGTGTCCGCGGCGGCGGTGACCGCGGTGCTCGAGGCGCACCCGGGCGTCGCGGCGGCCCACGTGGCCGGCGTGCCGGATCCCGAGTGGGGCGCCCGGCTGTGCGCCGCCGTCGTGCCCGCCCACCCGGCCGCGGCCCCCGACGAGGCCGTCCTGCGCGCCCACGTGCGCGAGGCGCTGGGTGCGGCCGCGGTGCCCAAGACGTGGCTCGTCCTCGACGCCCTGCCCCTGCTCTCCACCGGCAAGATCGACCGGCAGGCCCTGGCCGCCCGGTTCACCGCCGGCTGAGCGCCGCCCCGCCCGCGTGGGAGAATGACCCGGGCCCGGCCGACGTCGGGCCCCGGCCGCGCGCCGCCGTCGACCCGGCCCGCCGCGCGCCGCTGCCCACCCCGCTCCCCAGGAGGAACCCCCGCCCATGGCCGCCACGCTCTCCCAGTGGGTCGCCGCCGCGCGCCTGCGCACGCTGCCCATGGCGATCGCCCCCGTGATCGTCGGTTCGGCCGCCGCCGCGGAGCTCGGCTCCTTCCACCTCGGCGCGGCGCTGCTGGCCCTCGTGGTGTCGCTCGCGCTGCAGATCGGCGTGAACTACGCCAACGACTACTCGGACGGCATCCGCGGCACCGACGACGAGCGCGTGGGCCCCTTCCGGCTCACCGTCTCCGGGCTCGTGCCCGCGGCCCAGGTGAAGCAGGCGGCCTTCGCGTCCTTCGGCCTCGCCGGACTGGCCGGCCTGGGACTCATCCTGCTCTCGGGGCACTGGTGGTTCCTGCTGGTCGGCGTCGCCTGCGTGCTGGCCGCGTGGTTCTACACCGGCGGGAAGCGGCCGTACGGGTACCTCGGCCTCGGCGAGGTGTTCGTGTTCGTGTTCTTCGGGCTGGTGGCCGTCCTCGGCACCACGTACACCCAGGCCGACGCCGTCAGCGGCCTGGCCTGGGCCGGCGCGATCGGCTGTGGGCTGATCTCCACGGCCCTGCTCATGGCCAACAACATCCGGGACATCCCCACGGACCGCGAGGTCGGGAAGATGACGCTGGCCGCCCGCCTGGGCGACGGACCCGCGCGGGCGTCCTACGGCGTCATGCTGGCCGTCGCCCTGCTGCTGCCGCTGTTCTGGGTGGCGGTGCACCCGGGGCTGCTGCTCGTGCCGATCGGCGGCCTGCTCGCGATCCGGCCGATCCGCACGGTGCTGCGCGCCGACGACCGCCGGGCGCTGATCCCGGTGCTGCGCGCGACCGGCGTGATCGGGATCGTCTACGCGATCACGTTCACCCTCGGCGCGCTGCTCTGAGCCGCACGGGATGACGACGGCGGCGGCATCCGCCCCGTCGCCCCGCGGGGCTCACTCGCGGAACCGGCCCTCGGTGTAGGCGTCCTCGGCGTCCGCGTCGGCGGTCTCGGTGCGGCCCCGGCGGCCCGGGCGGCCCTCCCACGCGGCGGACAGGTCCTCGGTGGCCCCCGTGCGCAGGCGGCCGAGGAAGAGGTAGCTGACCGCGAACGTCAGGATCGTGGCCGCGATCACCCCGAAGATCATCCCGAGGTCCATCACGTAGTAGAACAGCGCCCACAGGGCGACGAAGACGACCACGCGGACCAGACCGTAGAAGAAGATGCGCACCGGTCCATCCTACGAGGAAGGACGCCCCGCCCGCCGACCGCCCAGCCCGCGCCTAGACTGGAAGGATGGGCCGCTTCATCATCCCCGCCGCGATCATCCTCGCGGGCCTGACCCTCTACGCGCTGTTCGAGGCGCTGCTGACCCCCGCCCGCGAGGTGCGCAGCCTGCCGAAGGCGGCGTGGGTGGCGGTCATCGTGCTCGTGCCGCTCGTGGGGCCGCTGCTGTGGCTGCTGCTCGGCCGCGCCCGCCCGGCCGGCGCGGCCGGCCGCCCGGCGCCCCGGCCCACCGGGGCCCCGGACGACGACGAGGCGTTCCTGCGCAGCCTGCGCATGCAGCGCCGCCAGGACGCCCGCGAGCAGGACCTGGACCGCCGCGAGGCCGAGCTACGCGCCCGCGAGGAGGAGCTGCGCCGTCGTCGGGAGCAGGGCGACGACGACGCCGACCCGGACGGCGACGGCCCGCGCGCCTGAGGGGCCCCGCCGGACTCAGCCGGGCAGACCCGCGTACGAGTGCAGGCCCGGGAAGTACGTGTTCACGATCGTGTAGTTGAACACGATGCACAGGAAGCCCACGATGCTCAGCCAGGCCGCGCGGGCGCCGGTCCAGCCGCGGGTGGCGCGGGCGTGCAGGTACGCCGCGTAGACCACCCAGATGACGAAGGACCAGACCTCCTTGGTGTCCCAGTTCCAGTACCGGCCCCACGCGGCTTCGGCCCAGATGGCGCCGGCGATCACGGTGAACGTCCACATCACGAAGGCGATCGCGTTGAGGCGGTAGGACCAGTTCTCCAGCCCCTGCGCGGCCGGCACGAGGCGCAGGAACGCCCACGAGCGCTCGCCCGCCGCGGCGCGCTTCTCCGCACGGTCCTGCAGCAGCTGCAGCACGGACATCGCCGCGGTCAGCGCGAACAGCGAGCTGGCGAGCACGGCGATGGACACGTGGATGACGAGCCACGGCGACTGCAGCGGCGGCTGGAGGTGGCCCACCGGCGTCGGGAAGCCCATGGTGGCCGCGCACATCATGGCCACCACGAGACCGGTGACGAACGTGCCCACGAAGCGCAGGTCCTTGCGGAAGAGGAACAGCAGGTAGACGGTCGTGATCACGAGCGCGCCCGTGGTCATGAACTCGTACAGGTTGCCCCACGGCACGCGGGAGGCGGCGAGGCCGCGGGCGACGACGGCGAACGCGTGCAGCGCCCAGCCGACGGCCAGCACGGCCACGGCCACGTTGGCGAC is from Micrococcus luteus NCTC 2665 and encodes:
- a CDS encoding 1,4-dihydroxy-2-naphthoate polyprenyltransferase yields the protein MAATLSQWVAAARLRTLPMAIAPVIVGSAAAAELGSFHLGAALLALVVSLALQIGVNYANDYSDGIRGTDDERVGPFRLTVSGLVPAAQVKQAAFASFGLAGLAGLGLILLSGHWWFLLVGVACVLAAWFYTGGKRPYGYLGLGEVFVFVFFGLVAVLGTTYTQADAVSGLAWAGAIGCGLISTALLMANNIRDIPTDREVGKMTLAARLGDGPARASYGVMLAVALLLPLFWVAVHPGLLLVPIGGLLAIRPIRTVLRADDRRALIPVLRATGVIGIVYAITFTLGALL
- a CDS encoding DUF4229 domain-containing protein — protein: MRIFFYGLVRVVVFVALWALFYYVMDLGMIFGVIAATILTFAVSYLFLGRLRTGATEDLSAAWEGRPGRRGRTETADADAEDAYTEGRFRE
- a CDS encoding PLDc N-terminal domain-containing protein; translated protein: MGRFIIPAAIILAGLTLYALFEALLTPAREVRSLPKAAWVAVIVLVPLVGPLLWLLLGRARPAGAAGRPAPRPTGAPDDDEAFLRSLRMQRRQDAREQDLDRREAELRAREEELRRRREQGDDDADPDGDGPRA
- the ccsB gene encoding c-type cytochrome biogenesis protein CcsB produces the protein MFNPTAPVNEQLALYSDLFMLIAALVYAAAFILFTIDMATASATIRRLEADLAAQRGQVRTAPAHETVGVAVGGSTAVGASDSDTARPAAAAEPGVDADGDLVDEDMDYTGGGRRPVANVAVAVLAVGWALHAFAVVARGLAASRVPWGNLYEFMTTGALVITTVYLLFLFRKDLRFVGTFVTGLVVAMMCAATMGFPTPVGHLQPPLQSPWLVIHVSIAVLASSLFALTAAMSVLQLLQDRAEKRAAAGERSWAFLRLVPAAQGLENWSYRLNAIAFVMWTFTVIAGAIWAEAAWGRYWNWDTKEVWSFVIWVVYAAYLHARATRGWTGARAAWLSIVGFLCIVFNYTIVNTYFPGLHSYAGLPG